In Scylla paramamosain isolate STU-SP2022 chromosome 16, ASM3559412v1, whole genome shotgun sequence, the genomic window cactgctttgacccttttaagggactggcatttcagtgggcatttttttttattatatttttgttgcccttggccagtatccttcctacataaaaaaaaaaaaaaaaaaaaatacaagcagtgaagaagagaaaccGTCGTCAGCTTTGGGTTCACcctataaacaacaacagattGTTGCAGGGCGAGTTTTTTACCCTTTATGAAGAATTAAAAGCGGACGATGGCAAATTCTTCAATTACTTTAGGATGTCATACCCAACCTTTGAGGAACTTGTGGCAAGGGTTACGGATGATATTAAACTGCAGGACACAAACATGAGGCCATCTATTCCACCTGAAGAAGCAGTGGCTTTAAGCATCAGGTAAGATAATGTACACAACATATATACTAGTTataatattcctttttattctgaagtaaataaattatatgGTATTTCAGCTACcgtataaataaaagtattccACTGTAAAAAGATTGcattacatttttcctcctttttatttttaataaagtaAACTGCATGGTATTTTAACTACTGTATGAATAAAAACATTCCTCTAAGTAATTTTTGTATTACATTTCTTTTATTAAATGTCAAAATCACTCAAGTGAAATTACTGAATTGTCAGTGTTTGAGGTGTTTGATGCTGGAGAGGGTACTGACAAGTTAGCAGGTGAGGGTGCTACTGGTTGGACTTGTGCACGATTTTCTTGAGTGTTCACTGCATGTGGATGTATGTTTGTTGCTGCTGAAGGTCCAAAGAAATGAGGGTGTGTCATTGCAGACGAGGGATACTGTGCATAATGAGGGTATTGACTCTGTACAGGTGGGAGCACAAGTGGAAGGGGATGAGAGTCTTGTACCCTTGTGTGCCCACGGTGTCCGGATCTGATGTTCTTCAGCGCAGCCAGTACTTCCATTCTGAATTCAATCTTTTGTTCACTGTTCAGTGTTCGCACTGACGGTAACATTGACATGAAAAAATCCTTGtcgtcatcttctttttcttcataaccaTCCATAAACTTTATAAGTTTCTCCTCAAGtaaattacttttctttttcttggacTTAGCGCTTGGATTTTGCTGTGTTGCTGACAGGTTTTGACATGCATCTTCAGCTCCATCCTCTGTTTCATGGGTTGGAACGAAAGTGTCCGTGGTTTCTCTGTTTTCACCTACATTCCTGGGAAAGGACAGTTGTTCAGCAAAAATGTAACGGTGTGTCTTCACAGCTCCAGATCCTGATTTACTTTCATCTTTCAATTTCCTGGAATTCCTTACATAAGCGTCTCGAATGCTCTTCCAACGAATTTGCAGTTCCTTTCCTGAAAGATGAAATAACACAGATTAACCACGAGAAAGTAAATGGAGGACACGAAATGGAcaaatttacattattttctttgccaACCCGAAAACTAATACTGGccactgactgtgtgtgtgtgtgtgtgtgtgtgtgtgtgtgtgtgtgtgtgtgtgtgtgtgtgtgtgtgtgtgtgtttatgtatagtatatatatatatatatatatatatatatatatatatatatatatatatatatatatatatatatatatatatatatatatatatatatatatatatatatatatatatatatatatatatatatatatatatatatatatgtgtgtgtgtgtgtgtgtgtgtgtgtgtgtgtgtgtgtgtgtgtgtgtgtgtgtgtgtgtgtgtgtgtatatatatatatatatatatatatatatatatatatatatatatatatatatatatatatatatatatatatatatatatatatatatatatatatatatgtgtgtgtgtgtgtgtgcgtgtgtgtatatatatatatatatatatatatatatatatatatatatatatatatatatatgtgtgtgtgtgtgtgtgtgtgtgtgtgtgtgtgtgtgtgtgtgtgtgtgtgtgtgtgtgtgtgtgtgtgtgtgtgtgtgtgtatatatatatatatatatatatatatatatatatatatatatatatatatatatatatatatatatatatatatatatatatatatatatatatatatatatatatatatatatacacacacacacacacacacacacacacacacacacacacacacacacacacacacacacacacacacacgagagagagagagagagagagagagagagagagagagagagagggagaggatatgTGTCTAAAAATGATTTCTATCACAGGTATCTTGCCTCTGGTTGCAGCCTGACGGATCTCCACTACAGGTACAGAATTGATATATCTACAGCCTGCAAAGTTGTAAGAAGAGTGTGTTGTGCAATATGGGACATGATGAAGGTGGAGTGTTTTCCCCAACTTGATGAAGAGGAGTGGCTGAAAATTGCAGCAGGGTTTGAGAAACATGCTCATTTCCCTCACTGAATTGGTGCAGTAGATGGGAAGCATGTTCGGATTATTAGACCTGAGCATAGTGGTTCAATGTTTTTCAATTACAAAACCTATTTTTCCATTGTTATTTTGGCTGTGGCTGATGCTAATTATTGCTTTAGGTATGTTGACATAGGATCTTATGGCAAACATGCAGATTCAACCATCTTTCAAGAATCAAATTTATTTAGGCAGATTCAGCAAAATGTAATGAAACTCCCACAGCCTCAACTTTTGTCAGGCTGGAATGAGGTGCTGTCTTATGCTTTTGTTGGGGATGAGGCTTTTGGATTATCTGTGAATTTGCTTCGCCCATACAGCGGCCACAACTTGACAAATGACAAGAAAGTGTTTAATTATAGACTCTCACGTGCAAGGAGGTATGTCGAATGTGCGTTTGGAATACTTTCAAATAAATGGAGAATTTTCCACAGGCCCCTGAATGTGAATGTTGACTTTGCTGTTGATATTGTCAAGGCATGTTGTGTCTTACATAATTTCGTCAggcagagagaaaaagtaaattttgCAGATATTTTAGAAGTCAATGGATTTGAAGATGTAGATCATGCAGTGCAGGTATGGCAGGGAGGTAGGTATGCAAAAGAAAACAGGGACAAATTCTGCACCTACTTCAACAGTGAGGCTGGAAAACTACCATGGCAGTAATAAGACAATATAAGAAATTGGTAATAACATGCAtgataaatgtgaaaaaaaaactttcattacTATTGCATTTATGTTATGAATGtacaaaacgaaaataaaattactgaccaatttgtttcttttcttctgcagaTTTCTCTTCATAATCCAGATAAATCGAGCGGCAAACCTCTATCCATGCatctgctttcttgttcctgtttttatattcttcggTCGTAGGATCCCACAGGACAGGCCTCTTCCCTACTTCGGAAATAAGTTCTTCCGTGTTGTGATAGTCTGCCATTCTAGTCGTCTGAAAATGTTAGTTCATTAATTAATTGTAGTAGGCTACGcgatgtatgcatgcatgtactATATCAATTCTTTCCAGTAGTATCTATACACATTTACTATAAACAATAAAACTGCTACATCACACCCAAATGCAGTACACACCAGAGTTCTGTCCACATGAGCGGGACGGGATGGGTGACTGGCCTCTCACCCCCAGCTGAAAGTAATGACTGATATGGCAGCAGGACCTGCGTGCGCGCGTAACCGAACGCCCGTGTGCAAGCTCCCATTGAAACGAATACCCGGCAAGGACGCAAGCGTCATTATGAACGCGCGCGTCCTTGCTGGCTCCAGCGTCTGCGCGGCGTTGCTAGCGCGTGCAACGCGTCGTGTGAAAGGTCCCATTGCACTCCATTGAAAGTTAAAACGTCGCGCACCCGAAAGCGCGTACGGAAACGCTCGTGTGTAAGCAgccttagaagatcattaaccCATAGACCTCGGGTTAGAGGACTATTGTCGTCCTCTCAGCGCGCGAGCAGTATTGATAAATTTCAGAAAAATAGGTGTTCTTCATCAGTACCCTGTGGGGTAATTTCAAACGAAAACATAGTAGTTTTTAGTGTTATCTCACCGccaatccttcctcttcacgATGAAATAAATTGAATTTGTCTAGGTTGCAGCCCGGCAGAGATATGATGTTGGGAAGAGGTGCTACTTTTGGCCAAGCCGAGCGCACTTGTTCGTGCGGGTGCTGTTGACCTTGGCCTgggtctccctctccccgcgcCACCACGTACACAGCATGCATTCTCTCATACCAGCGTGATTATTCACACTAGGCTACATATTATGCAGGTTTGATGCTCATATACATAACTCCTTGCGaaacttaatgttttttttttggtcatcatatgaaaaaaaaaactttcataaacACAGTACAATTATCGAATATATACACTCATTAGGCTACATATTACGCAGGTTTGAAACTCATATAAATAACTCCTTACGAAACTCATCGAACAAGGCTCTTAGGATACCACTGTTATTCAAATTTACCACATGCGGTGGCTTAGTGCGCTCCCTGATTATAGGGGTAGAGGAACTGGGGCCCGCTGGCGcgctcccttcctccacgcATCCAGACACAGGGAAATCATTATCAGCATATCTGTCCGCCATAGTGGTCTGTAGTGCTCTGGGAAGTTGCGTGAAACGTAGGGCAGGGATGCCATCAACCACAGGAAATAATAATTACGTCACGGGAGTACAAATCTTGGCGGGACAGCAGAGGACGGGAACTCCCGCCACCCGAAGCCCTCCGCCCGAGCGGGAATTCCCGTCGCCCGAAGCGTACGggttaatgaataataagaagagagtgggtgacaggacagaaccctgaggaacaccactgttaatatatatatatatatatatatatatatatatatatatatatatatatatatatatatatatatatatatatatatatatatatatatatatatatatcaggaacATCAGATTTCTGGAGAGATACTAGGTTTTACCAACACTGGTCATCTTCCAGAAATACTATGTCCCAGTGTGTCTTTTTCAGGTTTCACTTAGTCCAGCAGTTTGCCAACATAGCAAAAGGCCCTTTCCTTTGTTagtaattttgaatttttgtcaCCACATAGTCACCAACATTTAAGTTTACGATATGCAGAGTCCTACTTTGGTATTGGCATGCCGCTTCCGACATCCTTCATTGCCTGGTCCATTATATCCTTGGTGTACATAAGCCTGTTGGCTCCAGCTGTCTTCTGTTATGTGCTGGGAATGTTCTTTTAAATGAGAACAGATAAAACTAAGGCTTGTAGAAGATAGTAGTTTCTGTCCAACATGTTATTTACAAAACTGGAACATTTAATCTAAATTACCCCACCCTTCATCTATGTTCATTGTTCAAATAAtaattcagggaaattaaatATGTTAACCATATACACCTTATAATATTTGTATTTCACCTTGGGAAAATTAATCTCCAAGGTCCATTGGTTCCTTAGTATGGTAGAAATTTACAATAACTCCTCCTTACACAACTCCTTTTCTGTAACAAGTTTGGGAGACCTGTATGGAATTGGGGGTTTGGGAGGGGAATGCAGAAAGCCAAATTAGGGCAAATTTGGACAGTCATGTAAAAGTAAGGATGAAATACCATGTTCTGACAAATGAAGAAATTTCTAACCTAACTGGTGGGGGGCTTCACTCCCTCGGGACCCCCACCCATCTTTAGGGcactaccctaacctaacattacctaacctaacctaacctgactgggGGAGCTTCATCCCTCTGAACACAatcttaaggacactaacctaaccaagcatTACCCaacctagcattacctaacctgaACTAACTTAGCattacctaagctaacctaacattacctaacctaaccagtacGTACCATGGCAGTCACACGCTATTCCTCATGGCTGACATCTGAAATCAATATACATGTACTAAGAAGATACATTAACACTCACCAAGGGAGGAAATAGTGCCAAACTTCAAGGTTGTGAAGATAAAAGCTGCTGTTTTTCAAAGGCATAACAGAAAATATAGATCACAATCTTTCTAACTTTCCATGGTGATGACTGGAGTCAGGCTGGCATGATGGCGCCATGACACCCTACCTGAAAGGGCAGTGCAGGATAATACCCTTGTAGTGTCCTTTATATATCTTGTAAATAAAATGTGCCTCTTAACCCTGGAACACTGAACCCATTTCCCTGTTGCACAGCCACAGAACGTGGGTAGTTTATACCTGATtttggaaaattaaagaaaaatagtaaatataCAAATTTATTAATTCTATCCCGTACACTAAATATAATCCTCTTACTTAATAATGAAACTATTAAATTAGAAAACTAAATTAGaaaaatttgaatgtttttgcaaaaaaaataagcaaaaagaaACCCTCCCATAAAAATCCCTCAGATGCTCCCACACACCTCCAAGGATGTCAGGCTTTCATCCCAAGGGATTATCAAGGCACAGGCGATGCGGGAACTGTAGGGAAGAGagtaggagaaacacttttttttctagtgcatcagaaatgacaaattgtgcaatataatgtgtttttttgctTATAAAACCCATTGAGACTATTGGCCGTACTTTTAAAAACTTTCGCCAGGTGAGGCATTCAGTTTCGCCAGGCGATCAACAATTTCGTACTTTTAAAACCAGTGACAGACGTCGCCAGACTTTCCTTCGCCAGGGTTAGTGATGGAATCATATTGGAATAGCCTGGCAAAAGTAAGTAGCCGAGAGGCCTCCCTTTCCCGTGAGTgagaaacaatttttttcctacaaatgATCATTTTAtgtaataaattaaatagaatACACATTGTAATTTTTAAACTCTGAATAGAACAATGTAGTAATGAAAATACTATATTCGCATTGCTTTCTCAAGACTCATGATTCTAGCAGGAGATCAAGACAATACCAGGCACCCCAGGTGAGTTATTTTAATTTCAGTTTCTATTATTTTGGTTTGAATATCATTTTTGTTGAAAACATCTTACGATTTCGTGTTTTGATGATAGAGTTTTTACCTTGAGGTATATAAATGAGGGTGGAAACGCTCAGGTGCTCTGCAGTGAGGTGTGTCAATACTtgtactcctgctcctccatttATTTCCCTGTGCAGTGTTTGTTCatcatttacattattattgttttgtctcaTGGCATAGTTACAGAGTAGTTCCATCATCATAGTGTCAAGAAGCAATGATTATGGTTTATTTTCTTAGTGCACAGCTACTGTTATACTTGACTGCTAAATTGATTGAGtgaatgattattattgttaccatgCATTTTATTAGGTTATGGATCCACTGCTAGAATCTGAGGAGTTGAAAGTgcttaataatgcagaaatagaTAGGGTCAGGCTGCCAAGAATGCTGAATGATTTGGATTGGATTTGTTCTTGACACTGACTGTAAAAGAATTTACTTCCTGGTAGGTACACGATATCCAAGGAAGCTGCAAAAGCCTTGTTCACTGATTTCTATTTACCAGAGGGAAATGACtgaagaggttaggttaaggtactGCAGCACAGCGAGGGAGGTTTTGTCCGTGTCCAATGAGCCCCCGCTACCTGTGTTGGCTCTGATGATTCTTTTGGCCGTCTTGACTGCTGCTTTGGCCCGCCCGTTTGACTGTGGGTACTGTGCTGAGGACAGGCGTGCAATGACACCCCACTTCTTGAGGAATTCCGACATTTCCTCGCTCGCCAGGTTCGGCCCCCCATCAGTGGACAGCTGTTCCGGGGCGCCCCATCGCGTGAAGTACTGCCTCATTTGACTCTTGATTTTATTAGATGTAGCACCGTGTGGGAAATGGGCGAGTTCTAGCCATCCAGTGAGCCTGTCAGCGTAGACCATGTAGGTGTGCCCCTCATGCTGAAACATGTCCGCCACTGTGGATTGGAATGGGTACTCTGGGGGCGGCGTGATGACGAGTGTTTCTGAGGGCTGAGAGGGAGCGTGCATCTCGCATGACGTGCACGACGCCCGGTAGTGCTGCAGGTCTCCTTCCAACCCGGGCCAGTATACACATTGCCTTGCCCTCCGCAGCATGGAATCTAGCCCTTGGTGACCAGCGTGTAAGTTTGCTGCTACCTGTGGGCGGAGGGGCTCAGGAATCATGAGTTGCACACAACCCTGGTCAAAGGTGTATGTGACAAGGTCTTGAGAGACTGCCAACCGGTCCCTCACGCCATAGAACGGGCGCAGGCAGGCCACTTCTTGCGCCTTGTGTGGGTGCCAGTCCGCGGCCAACATTTTGGCCAGTAGTAGTTGGTAGACAGGGTCGTCGGCTGCAGATTTTCTCACCGCTGACTCGTCGAGAACGTGACCCTCGTGTTCGGCTGTGGCAATGACCACGGCTGCTACTGCCTCGGTGAGGTCCTCATCCAGGTCAGCGTCGGTGTCTGTGGTGGGGCTTCTGAGGGCTGGGTACCTGGACAGGAAGTCGGCTGCGGCGTTCCTTTTTCCTGGCAGATATTTGACTTGAAAGCGGTACTGTAGCGTTCGC contains:
- the LOC135108137 gene encoding uncharacterized protein LOC135108137; this translates as MADYHNTEELISEVGKRPVLWDPTTEEYKNRNKKADAWIEVCRSIYLDYEEKSAEEKKQIGKELQIRWKSIRDAYVRNSRKLKDESKSGSGAVKTHRYIFAEQLSFPRNVGENRETTDTFVPTHETEDGAEDACQNLSATQQNPSAKSKKKKSNLLEEKLIKFMDGYEEKEDDDKDFFMSMLPSVRTLNSEQKIEFRMEVLAALKNIRSGHRGHTRVQDSHPLPLVLPPVQSQYPHYAQYPSSAMTHPHFFGPSAATNIHPHAVNTQENRAQVQPVAPSPANLSVPSPASNTSNTDNSVISLE